In the Candidozyma auris chromosome 5, complete sequence genome, CACTGCCTACGTCATCGATACTGGTGTGAAAGTCGCCGACGATGATTTCGAGGATCGTGCCACCTACGGCCTGGCGGTCGCTTTCCCCTATTTGAAGGTCGACCTCCATGGCCATGGCTCGCATGTGGCGGGTACCATTGGGTCCAGAACCTGGGGTGTTGCCAAACTGGTTGAAATCGTCGCTGTGGGCGTTATGGGACCCTTGGGCACAGGTTTGACTTCCGATATAATCAAGGGTCTCGAATTTGCAGTCCAGGACCACCAGGAGAAGgtcaagagcaagaaaaagggCTTCAAGGGCTCCACAGTCAACATGTCCATCGGTGGAGGCGCCTCCGACGCCTTGGATGCTGCTGTGAATGCTGCTACTAATGCTGGTTTGCACGTCGTCGTCGCCGCTGGAAATGATAATAAAGACGCCTGTGAGTACTCCCCTGCAAGGGCTAGCGGGCCAATCACTGTGGGCGCAACTGACAGCGGCGACAACAAGGCCGACTTCTCTAACTTTGGTAAGTGTGTGGATATTCATGCTCCCGGTGTGGACATTGAGTCCATTGGTCTTCTCACCAGCCCAACGACCATGTCTGGTACCTCTATGGCTTCGCCACACATCACCGGCTTGGTGTCGTACTTCTTGTCTTTGCAGCCGGGCTTAGGCTCTGAATTCAACGCCAACCTCATTAAGCCTTCCgatttcaagagcaagCTCATCAAGTACGGTACTCagaacatcatcaaggGTCTTCCAAAGGACACGGTCAACGTGCTTGCTTACAATGGTGGTGAGAACACGACCGAAATCTGGCAACAATGAATGATGGCCGCCCTGACATGATCTCCACGTTACTTATGTAAAGGCTGGTCGTTTACATCCATACCCTACCAAAtcgagtttcttttctgtGCTTATGGTACAAGTGTAGAGTAGTACTACTCCTCTCGAGTTTTTTGAAGTATGTTTAAGTAGTGATGGGGCTGATTGAAAGGCCCAATGGAAGGGACCAATGACACCTATACACTGTTTACTGGATGAATGACACCTGAACACTGTTTACTGGATGATGTGggaagaagatctttttCCATGCCGCTGTGGCCGAGAAGAGCAATGATGATATCCCTTTGGGCAAGGAACCCCTCCCGTGGCTTATGAGATCGCCAGAATTTGCCTCAAGCCACCTCTTGACCAAATATGGAAGGGTCCCCCCTAGCCCCTTAACATATTCAACCTCGGCATAAACATATCTACAAAGGAAGTTCAACCACGGCATTAACACATCTACAAAGCTGGCAGTCAACGGTGAAGATGGATGTCAGGAGAAATTCTATGCAACAATGAAGCAGCGCCCTTCAGACAATGCAATTGCGTAACTTCATTTTGTGGGGAAAGCCCCTTCATCTACCTTGGTGGTAAGCACCTATATTGTCCGAAGGTCAATATTTTTGGCCAAAATCAAATATTTTGAacctgctgcttcttcaaactctAGCCAGCAGTCAACTTGCTTGGACGATACTGCAATCGAACCTGGCTATGGCTAGTTGACCGCTTCAGATTCACATACATCGGTTATAGatgcttcttttgcagagaagaaagggTGAAAGAACAATACTCTTGAACAAATACTTCCCGCAGTGCGGGTCTCAAAGCAGCATTCAGATAGAATTCGGCCACTAGGTGCCCTGGGAGAACCCTTcctcttgttcttgtccTAACAAAGTCCCACGTTGATAGTCCCACGTTGATGGATTGCCTCGTCTTTGccaaataaaaaaaaaaaaaaaaaagatttgCAGAAGCATCATCCTTTCTGTTTCACTACACGAAGCTGAGAGAGTCTCTCAGATGAAAATGACTCTTCGCTTGCATTTGTCATGGATAAGCCACAGCCTTTTGCATGTCGCCAGATCAGGCGCCGCTTTGGGGAAGTCCACCAGTTGCTACCAGTGCAGGCAGCCTCTCTAGCATGTGGCTGCAACAAAGCGGGTCGAGCTGCCTCACCGTTTGCGCAACATACGTACGattgtgaagaagctgtgCAGTCAATCATCGGGTTGCCAAGCCGGATGTCGGTCTGCTGGTTGTTATATATATCGGGGATCCCGTGGCTGAAATGAAGATAATCCACCAAATATGAGAATCTCTACACTCACA is a window encoding:
- a CDS encoding S8 family peptidase; the encoded protein is MHLRLAFTLASATAMVLPSLNGFDLEAVFGESALLSHDNRDVQENNKASSSRSSPAPLVQVANAVPNRYIVVFNDDVSQEEIASHTSWVSSLVLSEQAGISDDEKKNRTPSLFTLPSIAGYSVWFTSKSLNEVQNNPVVKYVEEDGQIDLYGASVQDGATWGISRLSSRENDGQNNLYIHDPSGGNGVTAYVIDTGVKVADDDFEDRATYGSAVAFPYLKVDLHGHGSHVAGTIGSRTWGVAKSVEIVAVGVMGPLGTGLTSDIIKGLEFAVQDHQEKVKSKKKGFKGSTVNMSIGGGASDALDAAVNAATNAGLHVVVAAGNDNKDACEYSPARASGPITVGATDSGDNKADFSNFGKCVDIHAPGVDIESIGLLTSPTTMSGTSMASPHITGLVSYFLSLQPGLGSEFNANLIKPSDFKSKLIKYGTQNIIKGLPKDTVNVLAYNGGENTTEIWQQ